The Aerococcus loyolae genome contains the following window.
GAGCCTTTCCCAGGAAGGAACTTTCCTGGTTGGCTTTGCAGCGGAAACCAACCATGTGCTCGACTATGCCAAGAAGAAATTAGCCGCCAAGGGCATCGATATGATTGTGGCTAATGACGTGAGTCAACAAGCCATCGGTTTCTCTAGTGAAGACAATGCCGTTACCATCATCAGTCAAAAGGGGGCAAAGACCTTGCCTCAAGCCGATAAAATGATGATTGCTGGAGGAATCTTTGCCCAAATTGCTCAAGAAATGAATCCATAAGAAAAAGGACTTAGCTCCCGGCCAATTTAATGGCTGGATTAGCTAAGTCCTTTTTGACTTGGGCAAGGATTAAAACTCGTCACCTAATAGATAGGTATGTTCGCCCAAGGAATATGGATCGTTTTTATTAATTCGCTCGTAGTAGAGGTGACCATCAAGGTGGTCGATTTCATGTTGCAAGACGATGGCAGGATAGCCCTTGAAACGTTTCTTAAAATGATTGCCTTCGAGGTCATCGTAAGTGATGGTGATGCGAGCGTAGCGGGGCACATAGCCGGACACATCATCATCGACTGAGAGGCAGCCTTCGCCCTCTCTGAGGCAAACTTTTTCTACGGAATGACTAATGATCTTTGGATTGACCATAACCCCTTCTAAAATAATCTCTTCATCGGAATCAGGATCTTCGATATTAGGAACCAAAAGGGCGATCATCTTTTCGCCAATGCCTACTTGAGGGGCGGCGAGACCAACACCGGCGCGGAGACCAAGTTCAGGGCCCTTTTCTTCATCTTGACTATTATACAGATATTCCATCATATCGTGAGCCGCTTGTTTTTGCGCTTCATTTAAGGGAAAAGTGATGGTATCTGCTTCACGGTGTAAAACCGGATTGCCATCACGGGTTATGTCATCCATTAAGTACATACAGCTTATCCTCCATTAACTATCTTATATTTTAATTCATTTTCTCAAATTACAGCAAATAAGTCAAAAGGATCTCGCCGTTTTTTAAGGCTATAAATAATCGAATTAGAACAATAAATGTATCCAGCAAATATTAAAATTTTCACAAGGTAAGCGTTTTCTCAGTTGAATTGTAACAGTATTATAACAGTTGCAAACACCTGTATTATTTTGAAAAATGGCTTTATATAAGTACTTTAGCCAGACTTTTAGGAAATCAATCACAACGCGCATGTTAACGTTTACACAAATAAAGCAACTGTTCTAATATAGAAAGTTAGGATTTGGACCTCAATTGTTTGAATTCGCTTCCTTTCCATGATAAATTAGTGAAGTGAAGGGTGAATAAGCCAATGCCAAGGCATGGCAAAATATTTTCTTTACAGAAAGGAATGTGTACAGATGGCAAAACAACCAGTAGATTATCAAGCACAACTTGCTGGTATTGACGAACAGTTCCAAATGGTTCGTATACTAGACGAGGAAGGGAAAGTCGTTAACCCTGACATTATGCCAGATTTAACTGACGACCAACTTGTAGAAATAATGAAACGGATGGTCTTTTCAAGAACCTTACATGAACGCTCAATGGCATTAGCTCGCCAAGGACGTTTAGGTTTCTATGCGCCAACTTATGGACAAGAAGCTTCACAAATGGCTAGCTCTTATGCCTTTGAACAAGATGACTGGCTATTCCCAGGTTACCGTGACATTCCACAATTAGTGGCTAAGGGATTACCAGTAGATAAGGCCTTCCATTGGTCTCGTGGACACGTCGAAGGAAATGATTATCCAGAAGACTTCCATGCAATGCCTCCACAAATTATTATTGGGGCCCAACTTATCCAAGGTATGGGTAATGCTGTTGGTCAAAAATTAAATGGTTCTAAGAATGTCACTTACACCTACACTGGTGACGGTGGTTCAAGTCAAGGGGACTCATATGAAGCTTGGAACTATGCTGGTCGCTATAAAGCACCAATTGTTTTCTTCATTCAAAACAATGGTTTTGCGATTTCCACCCCACGTCAAAAACAATCAGCGGCTAAATCCTTAGCACAAAAAGCCGTTGCAGCTGGTATGCCAGGTGTTCAAGTGGATGGTAACGATGCCTTAGCAGTTTATGCGGTGGCTAAACAAGCACGTGAATGGGCTGCAGCAGGTAACGGACCAGTCTTAATTGAAACCATTACCAACCGCCTCGGCGCTCACTCCACTTCCGGTGACGATCCTAAGATTTATCGTACCGATGAAGATATTCAAAGCTGGACCAGTCGTGAACCACTTATTCGTTTCCGTGCATACCTAGAAGAAAAAGGTCTCTGGGACGAACAAACTGAAAGCGACTATGTCGAAAGCGTTAAAGAAGAAGTTCAAGCAGCCATCAAGAAAGCTGAAGCTGCACCTAAACAAAAAGTTTCTGACTTCTTGAAGAACATGTTTGAAGAACCAGGGCAAAACATTAAAGAACAAATTGAAAAATATGAAGCGAAGGAGAGTGAATAAGGATGGCCAAGAGAACTGGAAAAACAATGGTAGAAGCCATCACTGCAACGTTAGACCAAGAAATGGCTCGTGACGATAAAATTTTACTTTTCGGTGAAGACGTAGGTAAAAACGGTGGTGTGTTCCGTGCTTCTAAAGGTTTATATGATAAATATGGTGAAGACCGTGTAAGTGATACGCCTCTATCTGAATCTGGTATTGGTGGTATGGCAATCGGACTTTGTCTCCAAGGTTTCCGTCCTATCATGGAAATCCAATTCTTCGCTTTCGTATTTGAAGTAATGGACTCCTTAGCAGGACAAATGTCACGTTACCGCTTCCGTTATGGGGCAACCCGTAACTTCCCAATTACCGTGCGTTCACCATTTGGTGGTGGGGTTCACACACCTGAAATGCACGCGGACTCAGTAGAAGGTCTCTTTGTCCAAACCCCAGGGATGAAAGTGGTTGTCCCATCAAGTCCTTATGAAGCTAAAGGTTTACTTGCTTCAGCAATTCGTGACAATGACCCAGTCTTATTCCTTGAACACATGAAGTTATACCGTTCATTCCGTGAAGAAGTTCCTGAAGAAGAATACACCATTCCTCTAGGTGTAGCCAATGTGGCTCGTGAAGGCTCTGACGTTACTGTGATCGCTTATGGTTACATGGTGCGTGAAGCACTTAAGGCTGCGGAAGAATTAGAAAAAGAAAATATTTCTGCTGAAGTCATTGACTTACGGACGATTTCACCAGTTGACTATGAAACCATTGGTAAATCTGTTGAAAAAACCGGCCGTGTTGTCATGGTCCAAGAAGCTCAACGTGAAGCTGGTGCAGGTAACAATGTGATCGCTGAAATTTCTCAACGTTTCATTCTTTCTCTAGAATCACCAATTGAATTCGTATCAGCTCCTGATACAGTTTACCCATTTGGTTTAGCAGAAAATGACTGGTTGCCAAATGCTGATGACATCAAAGAAGCAGTTAAGAACACAGTTAATTTCTAGAAATAAGTAATCCTATTGAATCACTTAAGCTAAGAAGGGATGATGAAAAAAGATGACATATACTTTTAATATGCCAGACGTCGGTGAAGGCATGAGCGAAGGCGAAGTTGTTAGCTGGCACGTTGCTGTCGGAGACTCCGTCCAAGAAGAAGATGTTCTTGTTGAAATCCAAAATGATAAATCTGTTGAAGAAATCGCTTCACCTGTAAGCGGTAAAATTGAAAAACTATACGTTGAAGAAGGTGAC
Protein-coding sequences here:
- the def gene encoding peptide deformylase encodes the protein MYLMDDITRDGNPVLHREADTITFPLNEAQKQAAHDMMEYLYNSQDEEKGPELGLRAGVGLAAPQVGIGEKMIALLVPNIEDPDSDEEIILEGVMVNPKIISHSVEKVCLREGEGCLSVDDDVSGYVPRYARITITYDDLEGNHFKKRFKGYPAIVLQHEIDHLDGHLYYERINKNDPYSLGEHTYLLGDEF
- the pdhA gene encoding pyruvate dehydrogenase (acetyl-transferring) E1 component subunit alpha; translated protein: MAKQPVDYQAQLAGIDEQFQMVRILDEEGKVVNPDIMPDLTDDQLVEIMKRMVFSRTLHERSMALARQGRLGFYAPTYGQEASQMASSYAFEQDDWLFPGYRDIPQLVAKGLPVDKAFHWSRGHVEGNDYPEDFHAMPPQIIIGAQLIQGMGNAVGQKLNGSKNVTYTYTGDGGSSQGDSYEAWNYAGRYKAPIVFFIQNNGFAISTPRQKQSAAKSLAQKAVAAGMPGVQVDGNDALAVYAVAKQAREWAAAGNGPVLIETITNRLGAHSTSGDDPKIYRTDEDIQSWTSREPLIRFRAYLEEKGLWDEQTESDYVESVKEEVQAAIKKAEAAPKQKVSDFLKNMFEEPGQNIKEQIEKYEAKESE
- a CDS encoding alpha-ketoacid dehydrogenase subunit beta produces the protein MAKRTGKTMVEAITATLDQEMARDDKILLFGEDVGKNGGVFRASKGLYDKYGEDRVSDTPLSESGIGGMAIGLCLQGFRPIMEIQFFAFVFEVMDSLAGQMSRYRFRYGATRNFPITVRSPFGGGVHTPEMHADSVEGLFVQTPGMKVVVPSSPYEAKGLLASAIRDNDPVLFLEHMKLYRSFREEVPEEEYTIPLGVANVAREGSDVTVIAYGYMVREALKAAEELEKENISAEVIDLRTISPVDYETIGKSVEKTGRVVMVQEAQREAGAGNNVIAEISQRFILSLESPIEFVSAPDTVYPFGLAENDWLPNADDIKEAVKNTVNF